A single Cryptococcus deuterogattii R265 chromosome 2, complete sequence DNA region contains:
- a CDS encoding cation-transporting ATPase 13A3/4/5 has product MISPPTPPPLPDNIPSAISVSRPTAFDAQRALHTSDQETSTIPPPQNTHEDGHEPPGPSDYDYTENAPQAVVDAVAIERAKREQEGPPEMMVGSWTSWAGSDNADTGIFPSSITRSHMRVGSRRTSIASRHSVASIARPSSVFRHRGSSQIDLVQSPGSAVFALDGAEDESTAEHGAYRRHMPSRRDSRRWGRRDSNAQPGSYFSYRDYDRDQEDEDHISDEEEEFERQAVSPQKPSTTALGRIASFIGLTRHDAEDEEAAMGHPGDEHRRRSSSRSRSRRASSESRSYARSPSPSPSEQGWGYEDDDYMDSYGEGDEGYSSSLADDTSLPPQSRPTSPSIPLVPSATDGIFGEPNARPIDQDEPRDFVSVAVPSRQTIVLPDEDLSIRFTCYRTDPFRNVLWWLGCILTLGALGLLGRWMPTIWVKFLGRETSFEEAKEGSWLVVETPYGNLHIIPLHIVPYPYPLSTVFPQSIPPASANSANGSVSLTSSSAPAKPLHSLNGEPAGGVGGAKDLMSDVEPGKTVWEETTGLLKVMEYRYTKFALDPTTGRWAMIRDWRDPKWTSNRAVAQGLDSAVRKQRLVLMGDNIIDIASKSVAGLLVDEVLHPFYVFQIASIILWSLDDYYYYAFAIALISITSIMSTLIETKRTIERMREMSRFHCNVKVLIDGEWVMKDCSELVPGDIFDSSDPNLTVFPCDALLLSGDAIVNESMLTGESVPVSKIPAKDETLRALSRESKQGSSEIDSDLAKHYLFSGTKIIRVRAGAKPAWAPKSESSIALAMVTRTGFNTTKGALVRSMLFPKPMGFKFYRDSMNFIGVLAIIAGFGFAVSAIQFIRIGIHWHTIMLRALDLITIVVPPALPATLTIGTTFAIERLRKSGIFCISPNRVNIGGKINVVCFDKTGTLTEDGLDVLGVRTIDRQNNRFSELHSDIVDVPIEGGINGKTPLLYALATCHALKLIESEIIGDPLDIKMFEYTGWTLDEGQSRPVTKGNAEGARPQALVQTVVRPPGTDRWRMEDALKQGSKHAHFLELGVIRTFDFVSALRRMSVIVKRLKSTCMEVYVKGAPEVMPDICDPSSFPHDYDDMLSYYTRNGFRVIAIAGKSIEGLTWLRAQRMRRDVAESDLQFLGFIVFENKLKPGTAPNIHTLRAAHLACRMVTGDNVRTAISVARECGLVSHSASVYIPTFIPGTGVHHEARLDWSSVDDDRLKLDDWTLKPLTNQVGVAMDTAEAEMHDYQLALTGDVFRWMLEYAEFETMERMLVKGVIFARMSPDEKAELVERLQYLGYTVAFCGDGANDCGALKAADVGVSLSEAEASVAAPFTSQIPDISCMVEIIKEGRAALVTSFSCFKYMALYSMIQFMTVTLLYSFASSLGDFQFLYIDLFIIIPIAVTMGRTLPYPKIHPKRPTASLVSRKVLISIIGQILINAAIQVFVFVWVRKQSWYTKPDTNVDKLETFNFENSALFLVSCFQYILVAGVFSVGPPYRKPLYTNPSLVICLVGLTSFSTYILLSPAKSIALILDIINFNFAFKLQLLAIAAVNILASFAFEKFAERPISRLIVFAKRWKGRRGKRRDYRSLPSTGN; this is encoded by the exons ATGATTTCCCCGCCAACCCCGCCACCCCTTCCTGACAACATCCCCTCCGCCATCTCAGTCTCCCGCCCCACAGCGTTCGACGCACAACGTGCCCTCCATACCTCAGACCAGGAGACCAGTACTATTCCTCCGCCTCAAAATACTCATGAAGATGGGCATGAACCCCCAGGACCCTCTGACTACGACTACACCGAAAACGCGCCTCAAGCCGTAGTAGATGCCGTCGCCATTGAAAGGGCAAAGCGAGAACAGGAGGGCCCTCCGGAAATGATGGTCGGTAGCTGGACTAGCTGGGCAGGGAGTGACAACG CTGACACAGGTATATTTCCGTCTTCCATCACTCGCTCGCACATGCGTGTTGGATCCCGCAGGACTTCTATTGCGTCCCGCCACTCTGTCGCATCCATTGCGCGTCCATCTAGTGTGTTCCGCCATCGGGGATCCTCACAGATTGATCTGGTTCAGTCCCCGGGTTCAGCAGTCTTTGCTCTTGACGGTGCTGAAGATGAATCCACCGCTGAACATGGCGCGTATCGTCGACATATGCCGAGTCGAAGAGACTCACGGCGATGGGGAAGACGGGACTCTAATGCTCAGCCCGGAAGCTATTTCTCATATCGGGATTACGACCgtgatcaagaagatgaagaccaCAtttctgatgaagaggaggagttTGAACGTCAAGCGGTTAGTCCCCAGAAGCCGTCAACAACGGCGCTAGGAAGGATCGCTTCATTTATCGGGCTTACTCGACACGACgccgaagacgaagaggctGCCATGGGTCATCCTGGTGATGAGCACCGACGGagatcatcttccagaaGCAGGTCTCGGAGGGCTTCGTCTGAATCACGGAGCTATGCCCGGTCCCCCAGCCCATCGCCAAGCGAACAAGGTTGGGGGTACGAGGACGACGATTACATGGATTCTTATGGTGAAGGTGACGAAGGGTATTCCTCCTCTTTGGCAGATGAcacctcccttcctccccaatcCCGTCCAACTTCACCTTCAATACCGCTTGTGCCTTCAGCCACGGATGGCATCTTTGGTGAGCCCAACGCTCGGCCCATTGACCAGGACGAGCCTCGAGACTTTGTCAGCGTCGCGGTCCCTTCACGGCAGACTATCGTCTTGCCCGATGAGGATCTCTCAATCCGCTTTACTTGCTACAGGACAGATCCATTCAGAAACGTCTTGTGGTGGCTAGGGTGCATTTTGACGCTAGGGGCTCTCGGGTTGCTGGGCAGATGGATGCCCACGATCTGGGTCAAATTTCTCGGAAGAGAGACCTCatttgaagaagccaaggagGGTAGTTGGCTCGTGGTTGAA ACTCCTTACGGAAATCTTCATATCATTCCTTTGCATATAGTTCCCTACCCTTACCCACTTTCCACCGTCTTCCCACAGTCAATTCCTCCTGCTTCCGCCAATTCTGCCAATGGCTCTGTCAGTCTAACGTCAAGCAGCGCTCCGGCTAagcctcttcactctttGAACGGTGAACCAGCAGGTGGTGTCGGTGGTGCCAAAGACCTGATGTCCGATGTGGAACCTGGCAAGACAGTCTGGGAAGAGACAACTGGTCTTTTAAAAGTTATGGAGTACAGATATACCAAATTCGCTTTAGACCCTACAACGGGGAGATGGGCCATGATCAGAGATTGGAGAGATCCAAAGTGGACTTCTAACAGGGCAGTGGCTCAAGGGCTTGACAGTGCCGTGCGAAAACAAAGATTGGTACTGATGGGAGACAACATAATCGATATCGCTTCCAAATCGGTTGCAGGTCTTCTCGTAGATGAG GTATTGCATCCATTTTACGTCTTTCAAATCGCTTCAATTATCCTCTGGTCCCTTGACGACTACTATTATTATGCCTTTGCGATCGCTTTGATCAGTATCACCAGTATCATGTCAACCCTAATAGAGACCAAACGCACTATTGAACGCATGCGCGAGATGTCCCGATTCCACTGCAATGTCAAAGTGCTCATCGACGGCGAATGGGTCATGAAAGACTGTTCCGAGCTCGTACCGGGAGATATATTTGACTCCTCTGATCCGAATCTCACCGTCTTTCCCTGCGACGCTCTACTGCTTTCTGGGGACGCAATCGTCAATGAATCAATGTTGACTGGTGAGTCTGTCCCGGTCAGCAAAATCCCGGCCAAGGACGAGACTTTGCGAGCCCTTTCCCGTGAATCTAAGCAGGGATCATCCGAGATCGATTCGGACCTGGCCAAACATTACTTGTTTTCAGGGACGAAGATAATAAGGGTTAGAGCTGGTGCGAAACCCGCTTGGGCGCCGAAAAGTGAATCCTCTATTGCCCTGGCAATGGTGACGCGAACAGGCTTCAACACCACAAAGGGAGCCTTGGTGCGGTCGATGCTATTCCCCAAGCCTATGGGATTCAAATTTTATCGGGATTCGATGAACTTTATTGGCGTTCTGGCAATCATTGCCGGTTTTGGATTTGCCGTCTCAGCTATTCAATTCATCCGCATCGGTATCCACTGGCATACTATCATGCTTCGAGCTTTAGATCTCATCACAATTGTCGTCCCCCCCGCTCTTCCCGCAACCCTCACCATCGGCACCACTTTCGCTATCGAACGCTTGAGAAAGAGTGGAATCTTCTGTATTTCACCTAACCGTGTCAACATCGGTGGCAAGATCAACGTAGTTTGCTTTGACAAAACAGGTACCCTTACCGAAGATGGATTAGACGTCTTGGGCGTACGTACGATTGATCGACAAAACAATCGCTTCTCAGAGCTACACTCCGACATTGTAGACGTCCCTATCGAAGGCGGTATTAATGGCAAAACTCCACTTCTTTATGCTCTTGCTACCTGCCATGCACTCAAATTAATAGAAAGTGAAATTATAGGTGATCCTTTAGACATCAAGATGTTTGAATACACCGGTTGGACCCTTGACGAGGGACAATCCAGGCCCGTTACAAAAGGAAACGCAGAAGGAGCCAGGCCGCAAGCATTAGTACAGACTGTTGTGAGACCGCCAGGGACAGATcgatggaggatggaagatgctCTCAAACAGGGATCTAAA CACGCACATTTTTTGGAGCTGGGAGTCATTCGAACCTTTGATTTTGTCTCTGCTTTGCGAAGAATGAGCGTTATAGTGAAAAGGCTCAAATCAACCTGTATGGAAGTTTACGTTAAGGGTGCTCCAGAGGTTATGCCTGATATCTGTGATCCCTCATCGT TCCCCCACGATTATGATGATATGCTTTCTTATTACACTAGAAATGGGTTCCGTGTCATCGCTATTGCTGGCAAATCCATTGAGGGTCTGACATGGCTTAGAGCTCAGAGAATGAGGCG AGACGTTGCGGAGTCTGATCTCCAGTTCCTCGGTTTCATTGTTTTCGAAAACAAACTGAAACCCGGTACAGCCCCGAACATTCACACCCTTCGTGCCGCTCATTTGGCGTGTCGTATGGTCACAGGTGACAATGTTCGTACCGCCATAAGCGTGGCTCGCGAGTGCGGCCTCGTCTCGCATTCTGCAAGTGTCTATATACCGACTTTCATTCCTGGTACGGGCGTTCACCATGAGGCGAGGCTAGACTGGTCTAGCGTCGACGATGACAGGTTGAAGCTGGATGACTGGACCTTAAAACCGTTGACTAATCAAGTTGGTGTCGCTATGGATACAGCGGAAGCGGAGATGCATGATTACCAGTTGGCGTTGACAGGAGATGTGTTCAGGTGGATGCTGGAGTATGCAGAATTTGAAACAATGGAAAGG ATGTTGGTTAAGGGTGTGATATTCGCCCGCATGTCTCCTGATGAGAAGGCCGAATTGGTTGAACGTCTTCAGTATTTGGGCTATACAGTCGCCTTCTGTGGTGATGGTGCAAATGATTGCGGAGCTTTGAAAGCCGCCGATGTTGGCGTGTCCTTATCGGAAGCAGAGGCATCAGTAGCTGCCCCATTCACCAGTCAAATACCAGACATCAGCTGTATGGTAGAGATCATCAAGGAAGGCAGAGCTGCACTTGTCACAAGTTTCAGCTGTTTCAAATACATGGCGCTATATTCGATGATTCAGTTTATGACAGTTACTCTG CTCTATTCTTTTGCATCAAGTCTTGGCGACTTCCA GTTCCTGTATATTGATCTTTTTATTATCATCCCCATCGCTGTGACTA TGGGCCGGACCCTCCCTTATCCAAAAATCCACCCTAAGCGACCAACGGCAAGCTTGGTGTCGAGAAAGGTTTTAATCAGCATCATTGGCCAAATTTTGATAAATGCCGCAATCCAAGTCTTTGTTTTCGTCTGGGTACGAAAACAGTCTTGGTACACGAAGCCCGATACCAACGTGGACAAACTGGAAACGTTCAACTTCGAAAATTCTGCGCTTTTCCTTGTTTCTTGTTTCCAGTATATCCTTGTAGCTGGAGTTTTCAGTGTCGGACCGCCGTATCGCAAGCCTCTATATACCAATC CCTCCCTCGTAATCTGCCTCGTCGGGCTTACATCTTTCAGTACCtacattcttctttcgcctGCCAAATCAATTGCTCTCATTCTCGATATCATCAACTTCAACTTCGCCTTCAAATTACAATTGCTTGCTATTGCAGCCGTCAACATCTTGGCGAGCTTCGCATTTGAGAAATTTGCTGAACGACCGATTTCCAGATTGATTGTCTTTGCCAAAAGGTGGAAGGGTCgcagagggaagagaagagattatAGATCGCTGCCATCAACAGGAAATTAA
- a CDS encoding tyrosyl-DNA phosphodiesterase 1, whose translation MSSDGQPPWAPIPRSNQQSVDHDDEDDEQLRIAIALSHEEAREAKRAKREDTPEDYKRMLAEAIAASLAEAGPSTNPETSVHQQPVAALATPIVAPVVEVSSSLRIGSQTYDRAQMNRERLERQAAREKAEAKQPRREGIPTFEQTSSRLPQARKAASAHWPPPTGIHPFQGTAPFPRDAAGEYYVEGELRHTGNMWANENSARSLPSPTFSLTHVIGDHSQISLIIASAFCIDDSWLSEAGILPDPIDVPVVMIRPYPKDLRHRLNGKVVSQINGEVWCYPDMKDNWGTMHMKFFWTVFVQDFLPLDTPLQELSTDDSTHDLAVQFRTLFKHIGVDSALMLLSKNHPQGHRLPFSGRNNFADLRNWDWGKVRFRTVISVSEKVSGANDMNRFGIGRLGHVLNTEGWVPDKEEKAVIEYQGSSLGQYSLNWLHNFYSFCTGKNISSLVTNSKASSWPPIKIIFPSLSTVDSSIGGRDGGGTIFAGKGWNANTKDLFYDSNSKRGGILMHAKMMIAIFHPKTQTSSSQTPSSTSLGKRKALELDEAEKKIGGWLYVGSHNFSPAAWGTLDTKKSPVTLSIKNYELGIVFPLYGQQSNVAADKVAPYKRPPKKYSVGDEPWDQKKHGIGL comes from the exons ATGAGCAGCGATGGACAGCCTCCTTGGGCACCTATCCCACG GAGTAACCAGCAGTCCGTTGATCatgacgacgaagatgatgaacagCTCAGGATCGCTATAGCTCTATCACatgaagaagcgagagaagcaaagagagcaaagagagaagacacACCAGAAGACTATAAACGCATGCTTGCAGA AGCTATCGCGGCATCACTGGCTGAAGCTGGACCATCGACTAATCCGGAAACCTCAGTGCACCAGCAGCCGGTGGCTGCTCTTGCTACTCCAATTGTCGCCCCCGTGGTAGAggtttcttcatctctcagAATTGGAAGTCAAACCTATGATCGGGCTCAGATGAATAGAGAACGTTTGGAGAGACAAGCTGCTCGGGAGAAGGCAGAAGCCAAACAGCCACGCAGAGAAGGTATACCCACATTCGAACAGACTTCCTCTCGACTTCCACAAGCTAGGAAAGCTGCTTCAGCGCACTGGCCTCCACCCACTGGTattcatcctttccaagGGACTGCTCCATTTCCCAGAGATGCAGCTGGAGAGTATTATGTAGAAGGGGAGTTAAGACATACCGGAAACATGTGGGCGAACGAGAATTCTGCCAGgagccttccttctccaacatTTTCACTCACTCATGTAATAGGAGAC CATTCTCAAATCTCGCTCATCATTGCATCAGCATTTTGCATTGATGATTCATGGTTAAGCGAAGCAGGAATTCTCCCAGATCCCATCGATGTCCCTGTGGTAATGATACGTCCGTATCCCAAAGACCTTCGCCATCGCTTGAATGGAAAGGTCGTAAGCCAGATCAACGGCGAAGTCTGGTGTTATCCCGATATGAAAGATAACTGGGG CACCATGCACATGAAATTTTTTTGG ACTGTCTTTGTTCAAGACTTTCTCCCTCTGGATACCCCTTTGCAAGAGTTATCTACCGACGATTCTACCCATGACCTAGCTGTGCAGTTCCGTACACTTTTCAAACACATTGGTGTCGATTCCGCTCTAATGCTCCTGTCAAAGAACCATCCTCAGGGGCACCGACTTCCGTTTTCCGGGCGGAATAATTTTGCCGATTTACGGAATTGGGATTGGGGGAAAGTTAGATTCAGGACAGTTATCAGTGTATCTGAAAAGGTCTCGGGGGCTAATGATATGAACCGGTTCGGAATTGGCCGATTGGGCCATGTCCTAAATACCGAGGGATGGGTACCTgacaaagaggagaaagcaGTAATTGAGTATCAA GGGTCTTCACTGGGCCAGTACAGTCTCAACTGGCTACATAATTTTTATTCCTTTTGCACTGGCAAAAATATCTCCTCCCTCGTGACTAATTCCAAAGCATCTTCCTGGCCCCCAATCAAAATTATCTTTCCCTCACTCAGTACGGTTGACAGCTCgattggaggaagagacggaGGAGGTACCATTTTTGCAGGTAAGGGTTGGAATGCCAACACGAAGGACTTGTTTTACGACTCCAATTCGAAAAGGGGAGGCATCCTCATGCATGCCAAG atgatgatagcCATATTCCATCCTAAGACAcaaacatcttcatcgcagactccttcttcaacctctctCGGTAAGCGGAAAGCCCTGGAACTGGACGaagcagaaaagaaaatagGAGGATGGCTGTATGTTGGTAGCCACAACTTTTCGCCAGCTGCTTGG GGTACACTGGACACCAAGAAAAGTCCTGTAACACTTAGTATAAAAAATTATGAGTTGGGCATCGTATTCCCCTTGT ACGGGCAACAATCCAATGTTGCTGCGGACAAGGTGGCGCCTTATAAGCGGCCACCGAAAAAGTATTCAGTAGGAGATGAACCTTGG GACCAAAAGAAGCATGGAATTGGCCTCTGA
- a CDS encoding ran GTPase-activating protein 1 → MSKVFSILGKNLKANTRAELEPYISQLEEMEDVEEVHFGGNSLGIEACEAIANVLKKKANLKVVDLADIFTGRLISEIPQALSALCNALSEHTTLVELDLSDNAFGGRCADALVPFLQSNTHFQIFKLNNNGLGPWGGSVIAKALLDNAAKCEKEGKESSLRVIVCGRNRLENGSAPDWAEAFGKHRNLKEVKMPQNGIRMEGIQALAEGLSNCRELEHLDLQDNTATKTGTRAIVKHLCSWPNLKHLNLSDCLLGSAGGIALATSLSLGSNPKLESLKLQYGEMDKRAVELLSVAISQHLKELTVLELNGNRFYEDDDCVEELKKALELWGHEEALDELDDMEEPESEEEESEEEEEQKEEEQEEEKEASEPDDGVDKGASGEDNLPPASEKQTDELADMLAGVHVGKQ, encoded by the exons ATGTCCAAGGTATTCTCTATCCTCGGTAAAAACCTCAAGGCCAACACCAGGGCCGAATTGGAGCCTTACATCTCCCAGTtagaagaaatggaagatgtcgaAGAAGTTCATTTTGGTGGCAATTCCTTGGGTATTGAAGCCTGTGAGGCTATTGCCAATGTGCTCAAGAAGAAAGCCAActtgaag GTTGTCGACTTGGCAGATATCTTCACCGGCCGACTCATCTCTGAAATTCCTCAGGCCCTCTCTGCTTTGTGCAATGCGCTCTCTGAGCACACTACTTTGGTCGAGCTCGACCTCTCTGATAATGCCTTTGGCGGCCGATGCGCAGATGCCCTCGTGCCTTTCCTGCAGTCCAACACCCATTTCCAAATATTTAagctcaacaacaacgGTCTCGGACCATGGGGCGGTTCTGTCATTGCAAAGGCTTTGCTTGATAATGCTGCCAAGtgtgagaaggaagggaaggagtCTAGCTTGAGGGTTATCGTCTGTGGTCGAAATCGGCTGGAGAACGGCAGTGCTCCTGACTGGGCTGAAGCGTTTGGAAAACACCGAAATCTGAAAGAAGTCAAGATGCCTCAAAATGGTATCAGGATGGAAGGTATCCAGGCTCTTGCTGAGGGCTTATCTAACTGCAGAGAGTTGGAGCACCTCGATTTGCAAGACAACACCGCTACCAAGACTGGAACTCGTGCGATCGTAAAGCATCTTTGTTCCTGGCCCAATCTCAAGCATCTCAACTTGTCAGACTGCTTGCTTGGTTCAGCGGGAGGTATTGCTCTCGCTACCAGTCTGAGTCTTGGCTCTAATCCTAAACTTGAATCCCTCAAGCTGCAATATGGCGAGATGGACAAGCGTGCTGTCGAGCTGCTGAGTGTAGCTATCTCTCAGCATCTCAAAGAGTTGACGGTGCTTGAGTTGAATGGAAACAGATTTtatgaggatgacgacTGTGTAGAGGAGTTGAAAAAGGCATTGGAGCTCTGGGGTCATGAAGAAGCTCTCGATGAGT TGGATGACATGGAAGAGCCAGAGtccgaggaggaagagagcgaagaagaggaagagcagaaggaagaagagcaggaggaagagaaggaggccaGCGAGCCGGACGACGGTGTTGACAAGGGTGCTTCTGGAGAGGAcaaccttcctcctgcctCCGAGAAGCAGACTGATGA GCTTGCGGACATGCTCGCTGGTGTTCACGTTGGGAAACAGTAG
- a CDS encoding small nuclear ribonucleoprotein F — translation MAAVAPVNPKPFLQDLTGKVVYVRLKWGLEYRGYLVSTDGYMNLQLANTEEIENGKSNGALGEVLIRCNNVLYIREAKGKAGGMDQD, via the exons ATGGCCGCCGTCGCA CCCGTCAACCCAAAGCCCTTCCTCCAAGATCTCACAGGCAAGGTCGTCTATGTTCGATTAAAGTGGGGTCTCGAGTACAGGGGCTATCTCGTATCCACAGATGGCTATATGAACTTGCAA CTTGCTAACACTGAAGAAATTGAGAACGGCAAGTCAAATGGTGCTTTGGGAGAAGTCCTTATTCGCTGCAACAACGTTCTGTACATAAG AGAGGCCAAAGGCAAGGCAGGCGGGATGGATCAAGATTAG
- a CDS encoding nuclear pore complex protein Nup62 (genome sequence mistake) gives MGTAKPATPSTTEAPKTGGFSFGASGPNADKKDEKPAEAPKTGGFSFGAPTATASNQEKKTDKPAEAPKAGGFSFGNVGPSATTASGEDDKSKAPEAPKAGGFSFGGLGAKTDGDKDKTPAAPAAGGLFGAKPAEASQSGTAAPSTGGGLFGAKSSATPAASTTAPAVATAPTASAPANVEKPSEPAPNLLRGKALDDIVEGWNKDLEEQVREFERQAGEVREWDKILVRNGNQITALRRQVLEAQQTQAAVDEPLNYFEAQQNQLESMLDVYEKEIAKMSNDSTRPLAAKMPADREREKAYTLAEDLNKQLDDLSHNLSQMIEQVNKISTSQSSLDASTSSLTNRPGTPSASAADAASQMPDDPVNQLSAILGAHLRALSSIDSSAGKLSAKVGELESKMGNNGSARGWGLPRR, from the exons ATGGGAACCGCCAAACCTGCTACTCCTTCTACCACTGAAGCTCCGAAAACAGGAGGTTTCAGCTTCGGGGCTTCTGGCCCAAACGCTGataagaaggatgagaagccGGCTGAAGCGCCCAAGACGGGAGGGTTCAGTTTTGGCGCCCCCACTGCTACTGCTTCCAAccaagaaaagaagactgaTAAGCCCGCAGAGGCTCCCAAAGCTGGTGGATTTAGCTTTGGTAACGTTGGCCCGTCCGCAACAACCGCTTCCGGAGAAGACGATAAAAGCAAGGCGCCAGAGGCGCCTAAGGCTGGCGGTTTCAGCTTTGGCGGTCTTGGTGCAAAGACAGATGGTGACAAGGATAAGACTCCAGCTGcgcctgctgctggtggttTGTTCGGAGCCAAGCCCGCTGAGGCTAGTCAAAGCGGCACTGCTGCCCCTTCGACTGGCGGAGGTCTATTTGGCGCCAAGTCTAGCGCTACCCCGGCGGCTTCTACTACTGCACCTGCTGTAGCAACCGCCCCCACTGCTTCCGCTCCAGCCAATGTGGAGAAGCCCAGCGAACCTGCCCCCAACCTTCTTCGTGGCAAGGCCTTGGATGATATAgtggaaggatggaataaggatttggaagaacAAGTGAGAGAATTTGAGAGGCAAGCCGGAGAGGTCAGGGAGTGGGATAAGATTTTGGTTAGGAATGGTAATCAG ATTACAGCCCTTAGAAGACAAGTGTTGGAGGCTCAGCAGACCCAAGCTGCTGTCGATGAACCTTTGAACTACTTTGAGGCTCAGCAAAACCAGTTAGAGAGTATGTTGGATGTgtatgagaaggagattgcaAAAATGTCAAACGACAGCACCAGGCCGTTGGCGGCGAAGATGCCGGCTGACCGAGAGCGGGAAAAGGC TTACACACTTGCCGAGGATCTTAATAAACAGCTCGATGACCTCTCTCATAATCTGTCACAGATGATCGAACAAGTAAACAAAATTTCGACCTCCCAATCATCCCTCGACGCAAGCACTTCCTCTCTCACGAACCGTCCTGGGACACCGTCGGCATCTGCTGCTGACGCAGCTTCACAAATGCCAGATGACCCAGTCAACCAGCTTTCTGCTATTCTTGGTGCCCACTTGAGGGCATTGAGCTCGATCGACTCTAGTGCGGGCAAACTATCTGCCAAGGTTGGAGAGTTGGAGAGCAAGATGGGCAATAACGGGTCTGCCCGGGGATGGGGATTACCCAGGAGATGA
- a CDS encoding pre-mRNA-splicing factor 38A produces MSATQRGATAVHGSNPQYLIEKVIRARIYDSLYWKEHCFALTAESIIDKAIELRAIGGVTDRQTPTPFICLVLKLLQLQPEKEILIEYLLAEEFKYLRALAAFYVRLTFRSLEVYEILEPLMKDYRKLRVVHAGGYSLTYFDEFIDELLTQERVCDIILPRLTQRSVLEETEGLPPRKSLLENQESEREGSRSPSLPRYTSRSPSRTPPSSPGSRGRSRSRSSVSSGNRYVSRSPSRSGSELGGEEGDTRDRYISRSPSMSPDRVLEVAEDDVLEGDV; encoded by the exons ATGAGCGCAACTCAGCGAGGAGCCACAGCCGTTCATGGCAGCAACCCTCAG TACCTCATCGAAAAGGTCATCAGAGCCCGAATATACGACTCTCTGTACTGGAAAGAGCACTGCTTCGCTCTTACTG CCGAATCAATAATAGATAAAGCCATAGAGCTTCGAGCTATTGGAGGCGTAACAGATCGCCAAACACCTACACCTTTCATATGTCTGGTTCTCAAGCTTTTGCAGCTTCAGCCGGAAAAGGAGATCCTGATAGAATATTTGTTGGCGGAGGAATTCAA ATACCTTAGAGCGCTTGCAGCCTTCTACGTGCGGTTAACATTTAGATCGCTGGAGGTTTACGAGATTCTCGAGCCACTAATGAAGGATTACCGGAAGTTACGAGTCGTTCATGCCG GTGGTTACTCTTTGACCTACTTTGATGAATTTATAGACGAACTGTTGACCCAGGAGCGTGTGTGTGATATCATTCTTCCCCGATTAACCCAAAGGAGCGTGCTGGAAGAAACGGAAGGATTACCGCCCAGGAAGAGTCTCCTC GAGAATCAAGAGTCTGAACGAGAAGGTTCTCGCTCTCCGTCCCTTCCCCGATACACTTCCCGCTCACCCTCACGCACACCCCCATCGTCACCCGGTTCTCGTGGACGTTCCCGTTCCCGGTCTTCAGTCTCGTCAGGCAACCGTTATGTTTCGCGTTCGCCTTCTCGGAGTGGTAGCGAGTTgggcggagaagaaggggataCGAGGGACAGATATATCTCGAGAAGCCCAAGCATGTCCCCTGATAGGGTTTTGGAGGTTGCTGAGGACGATGTGCTGGAAGGCGATGTCTAA